One Setaria viridis chromosome 5, Setaria_viridis_v4.0, whole genome shotgun sequence genomic region harbors:
- the LOC117854477 gene encoding protein disulfide isomerase-like 1-2: MASSSLLPYAFLGLLLLQSSSTCSARAAEETAVLTLDAGNFSEVVAPHQFIVVNFYAPWCYWSKKLAPEYEKAASILRNHDPPIVLAKIDASGKNNKDHREKCHVLGYPTIKFFRNKGRTVQEYVGARDAESIVQYLKKQLGSDSTKIRSAEDAASSSTDDNDKGKVIDGTLESYHESDPIPDHSIDHRW; this comes from the exons ATGGCGAGCTCCTCGCTGCTCCCCTACGCCTTCCTCGGGCTGCTCCTGCTGCAGTCCTCGTCCACCTGCAGCGCCCGCGCAGCGGAGGAGACGGCGGTGCTGACGCTGGACGCAGGCAACTTCTCGGAGGTGGTCGCCCCGCACCAGTTCATCGTCGTCAATTTCTACGCACCCTG GTGTTACTGGAGCAAGAAACTAGCCCCAGAG TACGAGAAGGCCGCGTCCATCCTGCGCAATCATGACCCGCCGATCGTTCTCGCTAAGATTGACGCCAGCGGCAAGAACAATAAGGATCACAGAGAGAAGTGCCACGTTCTTGGGTACCCAACTatcaagttcttcaggaacaaAGGGAGGACTGTGCAAGAATATGTAGGTGCGAGGGATGCAGAGAGCATAGTGCAATATCTGAAGAAACAATTGGGTTCAGACTCTACTAAAATTAGGTCGGCAGAGGATGCTGCGAGTTCGAGCACTGATGACAATGACAAGGGCAAGGTTATT GATGGTACATTGGAATCATATCATGAGTCCGATCCAATTCCAGACCATAGCATAGATCATAGATGGTAG
- the LOC117859249 gene encoding coatomer subunit beta-2: protein MEKPCSLLVHFDKGSAAMANEIKADLEGGDGPAKADAMRRAISLLLNGETLPQLFITIVRYVLPSEDHTVQKLLLLYLEIIDRRDPAGRALPEMILICQNLRNNLQSPNEYIRGVTLRFLCRLSEPEVLEPLVPSVLSNLEHRHHFIRRHAVSAVSAIYRLPHGDQLIPDAPELVERLLASEQDASARRNAFLMLCACAQERAVAYLLSNADRVTEWPDLLQMAVLDLIRKVCRSQNRANKGRYITIITSLLSAPSTAVVYECAGALVSLSSAPTAVRAAANTYCQLLSSQSDNNVKLILLDRLYELRTSHRDVMVGVVMDVLRALASPNLDVKRKVLDLVLDLLTPRNVEEVVLSLKKEVVKTQAGDLEKGGEYRQMLVQTIHACAVEYPEVAGSVVHLLMDFLGDTNVAAAVDVVLFVREIIETNPKLRVSMIQRLIDTFYQIRASRVCSCALWILGEYSLSLSEVESAIATIKQCLGDLPFYTVSDEGDTTDSAKPAQAVVNSVTVSSRRPVVLADGTYATQSAATETISTPSVAPGSLSSTLNLRSLILSGDFFLAAVVACTLTKLVLRLEEVQPSKVEANKACTGALLIMTSILQLGQSSYLPHPIDNDSYDRIVLCVRLLCNTGDDVRKIWLQSCRQSFAKMLAEKQFRETEEMKAKAQISHAQPDDLIDFYHLKSRRGMSQLELEDEVHDDLKAATGGFTKDADDANKLNRILQLTGFSDPVYAEAFVTVHHYDIVLDVTVINRTKETLQNLCLELATMGDLKLVDRPQNYTLAPESSKQIRANIKVSSTETGVIFGNIVYETSNVMERSVVVLNDIHIDIMDYISPATCADVTFRNMWAEFEWENKVAVNTVIQDEKEFLNHIIKSTNMKCLTPPSALDGECGFLAANLYAKSVFGEDALVNISIEKQLDGKLSGYIRIRSKTQGIALSLGDKITLKQKGGS, encoded by the exons atggagaaGCCATGCTCTCTCCTGGTCCACTTCGACAAGGGCTCGGCCGCGATGGCCAACGAGATCAAGGCGGATctggagggcggcgacggcccCGCCAAGGCCGACGCCATGCGCCGCGCCATCTCCCTCCTGCTCAACGGCGAGACGCTCCCGCAGCTCTTCATCACCATCGTCCGCTACGTGCTCCCCTCCGAGGACCACACCGTCCagaagctcctcctcctctacctcgaGATCATCGACCGCCGCgaccccgccggccgcgccctgcCGGAGATGATCCTCATCTGCCAGAACCTCCGCAACAACCTCCAGAGCCCCAACGAGTACATCCGCGGCGTCACGCTGCGGTTCCTCTGCAGGCTCTCCGAGCCCGAGGTGCTCGAGCCGCTCGTGCCGTCCGTGCTCTCCAACCTCGAGCACAGGCACCACTTCATCCGGAGGCACGCCGTCTCCGCGGTCTCCGCGATCTACCGGCTCCCGCACGGggaccagctcatccccgacgCGCCGGAGCTCGTCGAGCGGTTGCTCGCGTCTGAGCAGGACGCGTCCGCCCGGAGGAACGCATTCCTCATGCTCTGTGCGTGCGCGCAGGAGCGTGCCGTCGCCTACCTGCTCTCCAACGCCGACCGCGTTACCGAGTGGCCCGATCTGCTGCAGATGGCCGTCCTGGATCTCATCCGCAAGGTCTGCCGATCCCAGAACCGCGCCAACAAGGGCAGGTATATCACCATCATTACCTCGCTGCTCTCCGCGCCAAGCACAGCGGTTGTTTATGAATGTGCTGGCGCGCTGGTGTCGCTCTCGTCAGCACCCACGGCCGTGCGAGCTGCCGCCAACACATACTGTCAGCTGCTCTCGTCGCAGAGTGACAACAATGTGAAGCTCATTCTACTGGATCGCCTCTATGAGCTTCGTACCTCGCACAGGGATGTCATGGTTGGGGTGGTGATGGATGTGCTTCGTGCGCTCGCCAGCCCCAATCTCGATGTCAAGAGGAAGGTGCTTGATTTGGTGCTTGATCTGCTCACCCCGCGTAATGTCGAGGAGGTTGTGCTTTCCCTCAAGAAGGAGGTGGTCAAGACACAGGCAGGAGACCTCGAGAAGGGTGGCGAGTACCGCCAGATGCTGGTTCAGACCATTCATGCCTGTGCTGTTGAGTACCCAGAAGTGGCTGGATCCGTTGTGCACCTCCTTATGGATTTCCTTGGTGACACCAATGTTGCTGCAGCAGTTGATGTTGTGTTGTTTGTGCGTGAGATCATTGAGACAAATCCGAAGCTCCGTGTTTCCATGATCCAGAGGCTGATTGATACATTCTATCAGATCCGGGCATCACGTGTCTGCTCATGCGCTCTCTGGATCCTTGGAGAGTACTCCCTCTCTCTATCAGAGGTTGAAAGCGCCATTGCCACCATTAAGCAATGCCTTGGGGATCTGCCATTTTACACTGTCTCTGATGAGGGGGACACCACTGATTCTGCCAAGCCAGCTCAGGCGGTTGTGAACTCTGTCACTGTATCTTCCAGGCGGCCTGTTGTTCTTGCAGATGGCACTTATGCCACACAGAGTGCTGCCACTGAGACCATTTCAACTCCATCAGTTGCTCCTGGGTCATTATCTTCAACCCTGAACCTCAGATCACTCATTCTGTCAGGCGATTTCTTCCTGGCTGCTGTTGTTGCATGTACCCTGACCAAGCTTGTACTGAGGCTTGAGGAGGTGCAGCCATCGAAGGTTGAAGCAAACAAGGCTTGCACTGGAGCTTTGTTGATCATGACATCCATTCTGCAGCTGGGCCAGTCCTCTTACCTTCCCCACCCGATTGATAATGATTCATATGATAGGATTGTGCTATGTGTGAGGTTGCTTTGCAATACTGGTGATGATGTCAGGAAGATTTGGTTGCAGTCATGCAGACAGAGCTTTGCCAAAATGCTCGCTGAGAAGCAGTTCAGGGAGACAGAGGAGATGAAGGCAAAGGCACAGATCTCTCATGCCCAGCCAGATGATCTTATTGATTTCTACCACCTGAAGAGCAGGAGG GGCATGAGCCAGCTTGAGTTGGAAGATGAGGTCCACGATGATTTGAAGGCTGCAACTGGTGGGTTTACTAAGGATGCAGATGATGCAAACAAGCTCAACCGCATTCTTCAATTGACTGGGTTCAGTGATCCTGTTTATGCTGAAGCATTCGTAACGGTTCACCATTATGACATCGTACTTGATGTTACTGTCATTAACCGCACAAAGGAGACACTTCAGAACTTGTGCTTGGAATTGGCTACAATGGGAGACCTTAAACTTGTTGACCGCCCTCAGAACTACACCTTGGCTCCTGAGTCTAGCAAACAGATCCGTGCCAATATCAAGGTttcatcaacagaaactggagtCATATTTGGCAACATAGTTTATGAGACTTCTAATGTGATGGAACGATCAGTGGTTGTCCTAAATGATATTCACATTGACATCATGGATTACATCTCACCTGCTACATGTGCTGATGTTACTTTCCGGAACATGTGGGCAGAATTTGAATGGGAAAATAAG GTGGCAGTGAACACTGTTATTCAGGATGAGAAGGAGTTCTTGAATCACATTATTAAGTCAACAAACATGAAGTGTCTGACACCACC GTCTGCACTTGACGGAGAATGTGGTTTCCTCGCTGCTAATCTTTATGCAAAGAGTGTGTTTGGCGAGGATGCTTTGGTGAACATCAGCATTGAGAAGCAACTAGATGGCAAGCTCAGTGGTTACATCAGAATAAGGAGCAAGACCCAAGGAATTGCGCTCAGCTTAGGGGACAAGATCACCCTCAAGCAGAAGGGAGGCAGTTAA
- the LOC117854889 gene encoding early nodulin-like protein 18 — MVLSGGRHRGLVLPCLAVLALAAAPRGADAYKNYTVGDDKGWYDGLTLPGVDYQAWADGIKNFSLGDFLIFNTDKNHSVVQTRNATLFKSCDYNDSGPDDTVEWSAAAPEFSKDAVTVAVPLLREGRTYFFSGNYDGEQCENGQGFAIDVAHGQGLPPDLRPPAADAPAPSAKPADGAAVLDFSHPKNVTTPSASDGDLSGDDTTSGSSRTLARICLAVMPLVTALFAV, encoded by the exons ATGGTGCTCtccggcggccgccaccgcggcctGGTCCTGCCGTGTCTCGCCGTGttggcgctggccgccgccccgcgcggcgCCGACGCGTACAAGAACTACACCGTCGGCGACGACAAGGGCTGGTACGACGGCCTCACCCTCCCCGGGGTCGACTACCAGGCGTGGGCCGACGGCATCAAGAACTTCAGCCTCGGCGATTTCCTCA TCTTCAACACGGACAAGAACCACTCGGTGGTGCAGACGCGGAACGCGACGCTGTTCAAGAGCTGCGACTACAACGACTCGGGCCCCGACGACACCGTCGAgtggtccgccgccgcgccggagttCAGCAAGGacgccgtcaccgtcgccgtGCCGCTCCTCAGGGAGGGCCGCACCTACTTCTTCTCGGGCAACTACGACGGCGAGCAGTGCGAGAACGGCCAGGGCTTCGCCATCGACGTGGCGCACGGCCAGGGCCTGCCGCCGGACCtcaggccgcccgccgccgacgcgcccgCGCCCTCGGCGAAgcccgccgacggcgccgccgtgctcgaCTTCAGCCACCCCAAGAACGTCACCACGCCCAGCGCGTCCGACGGCGACCTGAGCGGCGACGATACCACCTCGGGCTCAAGCCGGACTCTGGCCAGGATCTGTCTGGCCGTGATGCCGCTGGTCACCGCGCTCTTTGCGGTGTAA